The Candidatus Bathyarchaeota archaeon genomic interval TTCTCAGCGATTTTTGACACGTATGTTAATGGGTCAGCTATAGGCATCTGCACATCCAGCTCTCGAAGTAAAAGTCTGTAGCAACGAGCAACATCTTTTTTGTCGACAAGGCTGGCTTCAGCTATTTCCCGCAATGTTCTAGGGGTTCCGCTTCCACGACAAGCCGCGTACAAAGCAGCTGCGGCTATTGCGGCTATTGATCGGCCTCTTACTAGTCCCTTGTCGAGAGCTTTTCGGTATATAACTGCAGCCTTTTCCTTTATGGGTGGTGGAATGTAAACCTTGTCTGACAAGCGATCGAGCTCAGCCATGGCTTGTGCTAAGTTGCGGTCTATTGAGGAATGTACTCTTGAGCGTATCTGCCACTTCCTCAAACGCCACATCTGTAAGCGTGTTGAAAGTGGAAGTTTCCTTCCGAAAGCGTCGCGGTCCACTTGGCTTATGGCTGTTGAAAGCCCCTTGTCGTGGACAGAGTAGGATGTCGGGACACCCACACGGCTTCTTGAAGCTTTTTCTTCTTGAGTGAAAGCTCGCCACTCCGGTCCTTTGTCCATCATTTGTTCGTGAAGAACAAGCCCACATTCTCCGCAAACAGTCTCACCAGTGTCATAATCATGAATAAGGTTTGGACTACCGCACTCTGGACACTTGTCAACCAAGCGTTGACGGGTTTTAACTTCTTGTTGCTCACTCACTTTCTCACCATCTCTGCCGCGGTAGAACCGTTGCCTCTTTTCATTTCCCTCATCAGATCGGAATAGAAGACAGCCATTCGGCCCGCGTGCTTACTCAGATGAAATGTTTTAATATATAAATTTTACGGTTCAGATTAAAGGATACCATTCACAAATTTTGAATACTAATGTAAACTATTGATTTATTGGGAGAACACAAATGTCCAGTATGATAAAACTTCCAGAAAAAATCAGAAGAACTCTCGAAAAAATAGTCAAAGAGATGACTGTAAAAGAGAATGTTTACGGCTTAGGCATGTTTGGAAGCTGGAGCAGGGGAGACTCCACCAGCACAAGCGACGTCGACTTGCTTATCTTAACAAAAAGCAGCATTCCAGACGAATGTGTGGAAAGAGTTGTAGTTAACGATATAATGGTAGATCTGGACTTCATCCCAATGCAATGGGTTCAAGGGCTCCTACCGCCTGAGTTGGACCAAAAAATCTTCGAAACCCAAATTCTCTATGACAGAGATTGGACATTAGCAAACGTTAAAATGTTAATGGCTAAATCTTACGGCTCTCCAGAAAGAGTGGAAATTCGAACAGATGCCCACGCGGTGGAAGCCGATATCCATTTAAGCAGAGCAACCTCAGCCCTATCAAAAAAGGACTTTTTAAGCGCTCATCTTTTCGCTTCAACAGCTATAGAAAACATCCTGAAGATACCATTAGAGATAACATTGCAGCCAATTTCAAACAGCCGCTTCATAGAAAACGCTGAAATCGCAACAGAAAAACTCGGTTTGAAAGAAATATTCACAAACTACATGGAAACATTGAAGTTAGACATGGCAGACAGAGTTCTGGCTGAGGAAAAATTGAAACTTTTTAAGGCATTATGGGACGAAATGAGCCATCTGGTTAAGCAGAACGCTCAAACAATTGAAAGAGCCCACTTCAAAATAAAAACAAGTCTAAGATACTATTTTAACCCAGTCTTTATGCAAGGTACTGTCTTAAGAACAACCTCAATAATCAACGCCAAAAATTTTGCAGAATCTGTCCACTACTTAAACAACGTTTTTCTTAATATGCTTGAAAACTATGCTTGGCTAAAATCTGTCGTAGAAAGACAGCAAGTTGACTACACAACACTGATACGCTCCATGGAAAACCTTGAAAAAACAAGCCCAAGAAACTATCAGAGTATAGTAAAATTTCTAGGACTGAACGACACAGACGAAGCAAAAGTGAAAAAGATTATCGAAAAAGCCAAAAGAGACATAGTTAAACTGCGCAGAGAAAAGAAACATTTAATCAAAACCCACATAAAGAGTTAATATTAAAGACTAAACAGAAGCCCGGTGGTGTAGCGGACAAGCATAGCGGGCTTTGGACCCGCTGACGGGAGTTCGAATCTCCCCCGGGCTACCATACAACCGCACGATTATTTAGCTTCTTTTAACATAATGGGCCGGACCGGATTTGAACCGGTGACCTCAGCCTCGTAAGGGCTGCGTCCTAACCAAACTAGACGACCGGCCCTTTTCCACACGTTATCTCTTAGCAGCTTTTATTAAAGTTCTCGGAAATAACTTTTACAATAATATCCACAGGATCTTCTAAAGATGAAAGCTTTTTTTGTACATCAAACCGCTTTCCAATGTAACGTTTAGCTATTGAGATGACGTCTGAAGCATTCGCCATAAATAACGGGAAACCTTTCTTTGCAAGATATTCGTTCACATATGTTTTCCCGAACTCGGAAATGACTATGCTTGGGGTTCCCTGCAAAGCTGCTTCCCTTGATATCGTTCCACCAGCGCTTACAACAAGGTCAGCTGAAGCCACTAAACTTGCAGTGTCCACGAATTTTTCAAGGGTTATCACTCCGTTTATTTTTTGTTTGCCGTAACGCGAGATAAAAAGGACATTTCCAAGTTTAGCAAGTTTTTTCGCCGCTTTCTCAGTTACGTCTTCTTTTTCAAGGGCGTATGAGGCTCGCGTTTCAAGTTGCCTTACAACGATTAACGGCCTTTCAAAGTTAAAGTCTTTGGTTGGCGAAAAACCCTTAATCCATGCGACTTCGTCCACGCCTTTGAACTGGTAGATTTTGGGTTTGCCATAGCACGCGAAAAGCCTTTTCGGAATTGCTTCCGAAACTACAAGAGCTTTTGACAGGGGAATCGTAAGTCTGTTAACCGCGTCCGCATGAGGGGTGTCGGCTGTTAAAATTATGGGAATGGCAAGTCCAAACGCCACGCGGCACAGTTCTACGGACTGATGGGAAATGGCAACGTCTGGCAAGTTGTTTTTAAAAAACTCGGCTAGTTTAGATGTTCGCTTTGTGCTTTCCTTTAGCTTGCTGAAAAGCGAGGCTGAGCTGTATCTGCCGATGGCGACAAAGTCCTCTTTTAGTAAGCTTGCTAAAGCTAAAGTGTCGGGATGTCTTCTTGTTGTTAGGATTACTTCGTGGCCTAGACTGCGCAGCTTTCTGGCTATGGTTGTTCCATAGCGTACATGCTTTCCGGTGCACGCGTCATACCAAACTCGCATATCCTTCACTTTGAATGTTTCTTGGTGAAAGCCTCTTTTTTCGCTTCATACTCCATTCTTGTCATAATTGGTTTAGCTGGCGAACCGGCAACAACCGTGTGTGGAGGCACATCCTTTGTAACAAGGCTTCCGGCACCGACCACGGCGTGTTTGCCGATCTTCACGTTTGGGAGGATTATGCATCCCCCGCCTATTATGGCGTTATCCTCTATTATGGATGGTGTTATGCATCGACCATTGGGAAATTTGTCATTTAATAAGCTGGTGTTGGGGCCTATAAAGACATTGTCGCCCACTTTGCACTCGTTTGATATTGTCACGTGGGCTTGTATGTTGCAGTTTCTGCCTATCACAACGTTTCTGCCGATGTCGCAGAAGCTTCCGATGCGGGTTCCATCACCTATTTCTGTATTGTCGCCTATCACTACGTAGTTCCATATCACGACGTCTTTGCCTACTTGTACGTTTCTGCCTATTATCACGCCTTCACCCTTTTTAGGAGTGGGCATCAATTTTTCTCCTTTCGCTTTTAGTTATGAACAATGATGTGAAGCTTAAATAGTTTGACGATTTTAGTGTTTTCCACTAGTTAAAGTGGTTGAAATGGTTAAAGAAAGGGTTTTAGTTGTCGGTTTAGGCGAAGTTGGCCGTCCCTTGTTTGAACTGCTAAAAGAATGTGGAAAGTTTGAAGTTTACGGCTATGATTTGAATACGGATAGAATGCGTGAAATCGGCCAGTCTAAAGATTCCCTGCCCGAAACCGTTGACATAATGCACGTTTGCATTCCATGCGTTAATAAAGAGAAATTCGCCGACGCTGTTGTGGGCTATGTGGAGTGTTTCAAGCCTAACCTTGTAATAATAAACAGCACTGTTGAACCCGGCACAACCGCGGAAATCTACAAGCGTCTCCGCAAAGCATGTTTCGTGGCGCATTCCCCTGTGCGCGGAGTCCACAAAAGCCTAGAACACATGAAATGGGAGTTGAAACGTTGGACAAAATACATAGGCGGAGTTAACGAAGAATCAGCGCAAAATGCAAAAAAGCATTATGAAAAACTAGGATTAAAAACAAAAGTTTTGAAAAGCAGCCTTGAAACAGAGTTAGCTAAACTTTTTGAAACTACTTACCGGGCTTGGATGATCGTGTGCTTCCAGGAAATGCACAGAATTAGCAGACACTTCGGTGCAGATTTCGACGAAGTGGTTGACTTTATCGAAGACACACATCGTGTTAGACTAGATAGGCCGGTGATGTTTCCAGGAGTTATTGGGGGGCACTGTTTAATTCCCAACGCTGAGCTTCTTCTTAGAAATTACGATTCTAAGCTTCTGCGGTTTATATTTGAATCCAACGAGAGGCGTGTTGAAGAAATGAAAGACAAACGTGTCCGCGATGAGGTTGCAAAAATTATGAAACGTGTGGAAATTCTCCAAAAAAATTGCAAGATCAATAAC includes:
- a CDS encoding nucleotidyltransferase domain-containing protein translates to MSSMIKLPEKIRRTLEKIVKEMTVKENVYGLGMFGSWSRGDSTSTSDVDLLILTKSSIPDECVERVVVNDIMVDLDFIPMQWVQGLLPPELDQKIFETQILYDRDWTLANVKMLMAKSYGSPERVEIRTDAHAVEADIHLSRATSALSKKDFLSAHLFASTAIENILKIPLEITLQPISNSRFIENAEIATEKLGLKEIFTNYMETLKLDMADRVLAEEKLKLFKALWDEMSHLVKQNAQTIERAHFKIKTSLRYYFNPVFMQGTVLRTTSIINAKNFAESVHYLNNVFLNMLENYAWLKSVVERQQVDYTTLIRSMENLEKTSPRNYQSIVKFLGLNDTDEAKVKKIIEKAKRDIVKLRREKKHLIKTHIKS
- a CDS encoding GDP-mannose dehydrogenase codes for the protein MVKERVLVVGLGEVGRPLFELLKECGKFEVYGYDLNTDRMREIGQSKDSLPETVDIMHVCIPCVNKEKFADAVVGYVECFKPNLVIINSTVEPGTTAEIYKRLRKACFVAHSPVRGVHKSLEHMKWELKRWTKYIGGVNEESAQNAKKHYEKLGLKTKVLKSSLETELAKLFETTYRAWMIVCFQEMHRISRHFGADFDEVVDFIEDTHRVRLDRPVMFPGVIGGHCLIPNAELLLRNYDSKLLRFIFESNERRVEEMKDKRVRDEVAKIMKRVEILQKNCKINN
- a CDS encoding DUF354 domain-containing protein, whose protein sequence is MRVWYDACTGKHVRYGTTIARKLRSLGHEVILTTRRHPDTLALASLLKEDFVAIGRYSSASLFSKLKESTKRTSKLAEFFKNNLPDVAISHQSVELCRVAFGLAIPIILTADTPHADAVNRLTIPLSKALVVSEAIPKRLFACYGKPKIYQFKGVDEVAWIKGFSPTKDFNFERPLIVVRQLETRASYALEKEDVTEKAAKKLAKLGNVLFISRYGKQKINGVITLEKFVDTASLVASADLVVSAGGTISREAALQGTPSIVISEFGKTYVNEYLAKKGFPLFMANASDVISIAKRYIGKRFDVQKKLSSLEDPVDIIVKVISENFNKSC
- a CDS encoding N-acetyltransferase, whose translation is MGRNVVIGRNCNIQAHVTISNECKVGDNVFIGPNTSLLNDKFPNGRCITPSIIEDNAIIGGGCIILPNVKIGKHAVVGAGSLVTKDVPPHTVVAGSPAKPIMTRMEYEAKKEAFTKKHSK
- a CDS encoding transcription initiation factor IIB gives rise to the protein MSEQQEVKTRQRLVDKCPECGSPNLIHDYDTGETVCGECGLVLHEQMMDKGPEWRAFTQEEKASRSRVGVPTSYSVHDKGLSTAISQVDRDAFGRKLPLSTRLQMWRLRKWQIRSRVHSSIDRNLAQAMAELDRLSDKVYIPPPIKEKAAVIYRKALDKGLVRGRSIAAIAAAALYAACRGSGTPRTLREIAEASLVDKKDVARCYRLLLRELDVQMPIADPLTYVSKIAEKTGISGKTQGIAIQILREAKKRRAAAGKDPMGLAAAALYIACLMGNEKKTQKDIAEAAGVTEVTVRNRYKTLKRQLNLELPD